The following proteins are co-located in the Microcystis wesenbergii NRERC-220 genome:
- a CDS encoding universal stress protein, giving the protein MNNTETLSVDRDTNKLYNKILVAVDYQDVTPEVLNTAILLAKTYASELRIVYSLSQPLTPYTETFIYGNLIGYGGGYPPDMIALEQQITEEMQAELQAWLNGLVDRAKEDNITARADYYIGDPGQKICQVAQQEGIDLIIVGRHGRSGLSELILGSVSNYVVHHAPCSVLVVHITH; this is encoded by the coding sequence ATGAATAATACGGAAACACTCTCAGTCGATCGGGATACCAACAAACTCTATAATAAAATTCTCGTGGCTGTGGATTATCAAGATGTCACTCCAGAGGTATTGAATACGGCTATTCTCTTAGCGAAAACCTACGCTAGTGAGTTGCGAATTGTTTATAGTCTGTCTCAACCTTTGACTCCCTACACGGAAACTTTTATTTACGGTAATCTGATCGGTTATGGTGGCGGTTATCCCCCCGATATGATCGCCTTAGAACAACAAATCACGGAAGAAATGCAAGCGGAATTACAAGCTTGGTTAAACGGTTTAGTCGATCGAGCTAAGGAAGATAATATCACGGCTCGGGCTGATTATTATATCGGTGATCCGGGGCAGAAAATTTGTCAAGTTGCCCAGCAAGAGGGGATAGATTTAATTATTGTTGGTCGTCACGGTCGATCGGGTTTATCTGAGTTAATCTTAGGTAGTGTCAGCAATTATGTGGTACATCATGCTCCCTGTTCAGTTTTGGTAGTACACATCACTCATTAA
- a CDS encoding NAD(P)-dependent alcohol dehydrogenase, producing MKAIIINRYGDSNVLQYTEIEKPIPQGKEVLIKIMAAGINPIDWKIRRGMLKIATGNKFPLQLGFDYGGIIVEKGSQVEQFQIGDEVFGFLNQLPGRTYAEYAIIPASLLVKKPHNQSFIEAAATPLAASTALQVLRDFGNIQAGNRILVNGASGGVGSFAVQIGKIFSAQVDGVCSSKNIDYVTSLGADKVIDYTQEDWRKTEQKYDIIFDAVAKSSFWHCRQLLKPQGSYITTLPNPGIILLNYLGAWLPQKGKLIFFAQAQASDWQFLKEAIESGKLTVRIDRTYTFSQVVEAHNYSESERVRGKIVLIPD from the coding sequence ATGAAAGCTATTATCATTAATCGCTATGGCGATAGTAATGTTCTCCAATACACCGAAATAGAAAAGCCAATTCCCCAAGGGAAAGAAGTCTTAATTAAGATTATGGCAGCGGGGATTAATCCGATTGATTGGAAGATTCGTCGGGGAATGCTCAAAATAGCCACAGGTAATAAATTTCCCCTGCAATTAGGTTTTGATTATGGGGGAATTATCGTTGAAAAAGGTAGTCAGGTGGAACAATTCCAGATCGGAGATGAGGTTTTTGGTTTTCTCAATCAATTACCCGGTAGAACCTATGCTGAATATGCGATTATTCCCGCTTCCCTATTAGTTAAAAAACCGCATAATCAGAGCTTTATTGAAGCTGCCGCCACTCCTTTAGCCGCTTCTACCGCTTTGCAAGTCTTGCGCGATTTTGGCAATATTCAAGCAGGAAATCGGATTTTAGTTAATGGTGCATCGGGAGGAGTGGGTAGCTTTGCCGTGCAGATAGGGAAAATTTTCTCCGCACAAGTAGATGGAGTTTGTAGTAGTAAAAATATCGATTATGTCACCTCTTTAGGAGCAGATAAAGTTATCGATTATACCCAAGAAGATTGGAGAAAAACTGAGCAGAAATATGATATAATCTTCGATGCTGTGGCTAAGTCTTCTTTTTGGCACTGTCGTCAGCTTTTAAAACCCCAAGGGAGCTATATAACCACCCTCCCAAATCCCGGAATTATCCTCTTAAATTATCTCGGTGCTTGGTTGCCCCAAAAAGGGAAACTGATATTTTTTGCTCAAGCACAAGCGTCCGACTGGCAATTTCTCAAAGAAGCGATCGAATCGGGAAAATTAACTGTTAGAATCGATCGCACCTATACTTTTTCCCAGGTGGTAGAAGCTCATAATTATAGTGAATCGGAAAGAGTGCGCGGAAAAATAGTCCTGATCCCCGATTAA
- a CDS encoding acyl carrier protein, whose amino-acid sequence MNEDSKNYEMQILAMMINQYLDDMVSLSEEKLNQLEANRDQIVWDLATKIYKESGHKVEFHIIRNLINSRIEVMRYQLFFSQSSLLESRRIDEEKAIKIAEQKANAVINDKKNDDTEKITSQDNERKLAIFIKVQEIISDQLDVEKSEIHIDDELFYLKSKENVGSYSSYSSYSSYSSYSSCSSFVRNSWSDLLSNWGGDELDTLELIMTLEEEFDLELSDEKCQEFTTVKKLVDYLAENLGK is encoded by the coding sequence ATGAATGAAGACAGCAAAAATTATGAGATGCAAATTCTGGCAATGATGATCAATCAGTATTTAGATGATATGGTATCTCTGAGTGAAGAAAAATTAAATCAGCTAGAGGCAAACCGCGATCAGATTGTTTGGGATTTAGCCACAAAAATTTACAAGGAAAGTGGTCATAAAGTAGAATTTCATATAATACGAAACTTAATTAATTCTAGAATTGAAGTTATGAGATATCAGTTATTTTTCAGTCAATCCAGTCTATTGGAATCAAGGAGAATCGATGAAGAGAAAGCTATTAAAATAGCAGAACAAAAAGCTAATGCTGTTATTAACGATAAAAAAAATGATGATACCGAGAAAATAACGTCACAAGACAATGAACGAAAACTGGCAATTTTTATCAAAGTTCAAGAGATAATTAGTGATCAATTAGATGTGGAAAAGTCTGAGATACATATTGATGATGAACTATTTTATTTAAAATCTAAGGAAAACGTCGGTAGTTATAGTTCTTATAGTTCTTATAGTTCTTATAGTTCTTATAGTTCTTGTAGTTCTTTTGTCCGGAATAGTTGGTCTGACTTATTATCAAATTGGGGAGGAGATGAACTTGATACACTTGAATTAATCATGACTTTAGAAGAAGAATTTGATCTAGAACTTTCAGACGAAAAATGCCAAGAATTTACAACAGTGAAAAAGCTAGTTGATTATCTGGCTGAAAATTTAGGCAAGTAA
- a CDS encoding ComEC/Rec2 family competence protein: MNRPNSVILGLAYILGLLSTGLVDFSPQLNRWQEVVIRIVILGLITLLTTIFIRRFWWQSPPKKTWLIAGLIAIFAVVYLEIRTPYPSANDISHLLKNNVVNSIKITGNIISEIRLNRRENLQFWLEVKEFSLKNLPTEKSTGKLYVTLPNLAENQVYPRQEITVKGLLYRPRRANNPNAFDFANYLAHQGAFAGLKGEIIIDKKSPTWGVWQIRQRIVEAQIQGLGQEKGTLLSSITLGRQAVNLPAKITDLFIKTGLAHILAASGFHVAILLGFVLTITRNLSPKKQFIIALTILIIYGTLTGLQPSVLRAILMGIGALIGLLYNRQVNSLGSLLLAATILLLWQPLWIWDLGFQLSFLATLGLIITVPLLKNKIDYFPNLIAEPIAISLAATLWTMPLLMFTFNSIALYNIPINIITTPLVTLISLGGVFTAFLGLIYPPLGSISASILYYPLELLLQITNFFSLLPFSTYSTGKLSLGVMLIIYICLTLICFNLWFRQRWHLIGLFILAVILIPIIYQHLTLTQVTVLATKSQPVIIIQNRGNTLLINGEEPATARYTVLPFLRQEGINQIQGAITVNNPAQFSNISESIPIKKTLNLSQLENFNLGEITGQLIEKNLFKFQVKNQSWLWIINPKISVNLSQEVSPLVLLWQGSNLDKQWLESIRPQTAIAVTTNLSRNARNQLRKAGIKTYWTGRDGAIQWTAKNGFQPFLINE; this comes from the coding sequence ATGAATCGCCCTAATAGCGTTATTCTTGGTTTAGCCTATATTTTGGGATTGTTATCTACAGGTCTGGTAGATTTTAGTCCGCAGTTAAACCGGTGGCAAGAAGTGGTAATTAGAATTGTTATTCTTGGTTTAATTACCCTGTTAACCACAATTTTTATCCGTCGTTTTTGGTGGCAAAGTCCCCCGAAAAAAACTTGGCTGATAGCGGGATTAATAGCTATATTTGCCGTTGTTTATCTAGAAATTCGCACTCCTTACCCCAGCGCAAACGATATCAGTCATCTTTTAAAAAATAATGTAGTTAACTCTATTAAAATCACGGGGAATATTATATCAGAAATCCGTCTCAATCGCCGAGAAAATTTACAATTTTGGTTAGAAGTAAAAGAATTTAGCCTCAAGAATTTACCGACAGAAAAATCCACAGGTAAACTCTACGTTACTCTACCAAATCTAGCAGAAAATCAGGTTTATCCCAGACAAGAAATAACAGTTAAAGGATTACTTTATCGTCCCCGTCGTGCCAATAATCCCAATGCTTTTGACTTTGCTAATTATCTAGCGCATCAGGGTGCTTTTGCTGGTTTAAAAGGGGAAATAATTATCGATAAAAAGTCACCGACTTGGGGAGTTTGGCAGATTCGTCAGCGCATTGTTGAGGCACAAATTCAAGGACTAGGCCAAGAAAAAGGGACTTTATTAAGTTCGATTACCCTCGGACGACAAGCGGTTAATTTGCCAGCAAAAATCACCGATTTATTTATTAAAACTGGATTAGCTCACATTTTAGCAGCTTCTGGCTTTCATGTGGCTATTTTGTTGGGATTTGTTTTAACTATTACTCGCAATTTATCCCCTAAAAAACAGTTTATTATTGCCCTTACTATCTTAATAATTTACGGCACCTTAACAGGGTTACAACCTTCAGTCCTGCGGGCGATTTTGATGGGAATTGGTGCATTAATCGGTCTGCTTTATAATCGACAAGTTAATAGTTTAGGTTCCCTGTTACTAGCGGCTACTATTCTATTATTATGGCAGCCTCTCTGGATTTGGGATTTAGGATTTCAGTTAAGTTTTTTAGCGACTTTGGGATTAATTATTACCGTTCCTTTACTGAAAAATAAAATTGACTATTTCCCTAATTTAATCGCTGAACCTATAGCTATTAGTCTAGCTGCTACTCTCTGGACTATGCCTTTATTAATGTTTACGTTTAACTCGATCGCTCTTTATAATATCCCCATTAATATTATCACAACTCCCCTAGTTACCCTAATTAGTTTAGGAGGAGTTTTTACTGCCTTTTTAGGTTTAATTTATCCCCCTTTGGGCAGTATCAGCGCTAGTATTCTCTATTACCCTCTAGAGTTATTACTGCAAATTACCAACTTTTTTAGTCTGCTTCCTTTTAGTACCTACTCCACAGGTAAATTATCTTTAGGAGTGATGTTAATTATTTATATTTGCCTTACCTTAATCTGCTTTAATCTCTGGTTTCGTCAACGTTGGCATTTAATCGGTTTATTTATACTCGCTGTAATTTTAATACCGATTATTTATCAGCATTTAACTTTAACTCAGGTGACAGTTTTAGCCACCAAATCGCAACCAGTAATAATTATTCAAAATCGAGGAAATACTCTGTTAATTAATGGGGAAGAACCCGCAACAGCACGTTATACAGTTTTACCCTTTTTGCGACAGGAGGGAATTAATCAAATACAAGGGGCAATAACTGTCAATAATCCGGCGCAATTCTCAAATATCAGTGAGAGCATACCGATCAAAAAAACTCTTAATTTATCCCAGTTAGAAAATTTTAATCTCGGCGAAATTACCGGACAATTGATCGAGAAAAATTTATTTAAATTTCAGGTAAAAAATCAATCCTGGCTATGGATTATCAACCCGAAAATTTCCGTTAATTTATCCCAAGAAGTCAGCCCCCTAGTGTTATTATGGCAGGGAAGCAATCTAGATAAACAATGGTTAGAGTCAATTCGACCACAAACAGCAATCGCTGTCACCACCAATCTCTCCCGTAATGCCAGAAATCAACTGAGAAAGGCCGGTATTAAGACTTACTGGACCGGGAGAGATGGAGCGATTCAATGGACAGCAAAAAATGGATTTCAACCCTTTCTAATTAATGAGTGA